The window AAGATATGTTTCCAAAGGCTTTCCAGTATGAGAAACTCATTGGCCCATCTTTCTTGATCATCCGAGGGAACCTTTCGCCTGCTGCACCCCAATCAAACGTGCCACAGTCGATGATCACTCCGCCGACTGTTGTTCCGTGACCACCCATCCATTTGGTGGCGGAATGTAAGATGATATCTGCACCAAACTCAATAGGCCGGCACCACGTGCCACAAGCACCGAACGTATTGTCAACCTTGCTTGTTAGTCTCATGTAGTGAGATGCTTCCGGGCTATTTTGGGTTCACTTACCACAAATGGGATATGGTTTTCGTGTGCTACATCAGCCAGTCCTTGGAGATCAGGAATACTGCAACGCGGGTTGCCAATACTCTCGACGAAGAACATTTTAGTGTTTTCGTCGATGTGTCTGGCAAACTCCTCCTTTGTTTCCTGCTTGGCCCACTTCACAGTAATCCCAAGTCGAGGCAACAGTGTTTTGAAAAGGCTGTATGTACCTCCATACAGATTGATGGAGGCCACCACGTTGTCGCCTGCCCCGGCTAGGCAAatgatggtgttgaagatTGCTGCTTGGCCAGATGCCGTACCAACAGCGGCCGTGCCTCCTTCCAGAGCGGCGGCTCGTTTCTCGAACACAGCCACAGTGGGCTTGGCCAGGCTTGTCAGTCCCCATAGCTAGAATTATAAGACAGACTTTCACCTACGTTGGAGATCCTGCTGTAGAAATATCCAGCTTCCTCAGTTGCACACACTCTTTTGGCGTGGGCACTGTCGGTAAAGACGAATGACTGAAATGTCAGAATTAGTCAACGACATGTTGCCACTCTCTTCTTCTAATTTAGACTTACAACGCTGTTATATATAGGAACTGCTCGGGCATGTGTTTCTTTGTCGGGCCGATGACCACCATGGACTTGCAGAGTGTCATATTTCAGACCAGTATCAAACTGCTCCACTTTGTAAGGCTGGAAAGGATCGTGTCCCTCTGGCAACACACTGAGCTGAGTAACGCCATTAGGCAGTGTCTTATCCTGAATTGGTTCCCCCATACTTGGTTGGATGATAGAATAGGGATGAAGATTCGACAAACGATTCAATTGTCCAGACTTATCATAATGGGGTGCTTGATTTTATCTGGCTGGTCTATCTTCGTGACACGCTTCAAATACGATTCAGTTCCTCGGCCAGTTTCCCCATTCGGGAATTGCGGTAGTTCGTCCCAGGACGTCAGGTCATTATGTTCTCGGATGAGGCCGTGCGATGCTCTAGCGTCCCAGCCAACTTGGGAAGCTTGCCGACAGGTGCGTTTTCTCCCAGCATGGAGATCATCTTACAACTCAAATACACAATTCCCCAAACCATCCAAAGACATACGTTGTCAAGTCCAATTTCCACAAATTTTTGTGCATTGCGATCATCATATTCTCTGTCACAATGGGTTCTTTGCATGAATTTGAGGCGTTCATCCTGCTGGGCCTAGCTCACCTCAGCGCTCTTAACAAACTGGCTTTGGGCTTTACACTTCTAATTTTGATGTTGTCATTAACTGCGCTTCTGTTCACACACAGTCATTTCAGGGATCAGAAACTTGTTCCAAATGTCTTCGTTGTAGGAGGGGATGATGCACAGAGCATCAAGGCAAACCGAGAGCGTTTTCGTAAACAAGCCAAGGAAATGCTCGAGGAAGGATACAAGAAGGTCAGCAAACTACTACAATTCCTATTCTAAGAAGACTTACTAAATGGTTCCAGACCGGAGGCGGTTTCTTCTACGTCCCAAGTCCGCTCGGGGAGCGGCTCATGATACCGACAAAATATTTAGAGGAATTGAAAACAGCCCCAATTGATCACGTTGACTTTGTTGCTACTTTCATTGAAGTGAGTTTTAATCAAAATTTCCCTTGGTCCTGAGTTATTTTTAGTAATGTTAACAGAATCGACGAGATGTTTGAAGGAAAGTATACAACCATGGGAAGCCGCTCAACTCTGCATCCTCGGGTTGTGAAAGGCCAACTCAATCACCATTTAGGTGAGTCAGATAACCGACTAGATTAATACCTAGTGTATTTACAATTATTAGCCGAAATCATGCCAGCAGTCCAGAAAGAAATTCACGATGCTTTCTGCGATGTATTTCCAACTTGTGTAGGTATGTCTTAAACACAACATCTCTTGAGTCCCCCGTGTTATACTTCAAACTAAAACACACAGACTGGACACCTGTTCAAGTTGTGGATTCTCTTACTCGAATTGTGGCAAGAGTGTCCAGCTGCATGTTTGGTGGCACGGAATTGTCCCGTAACAAAGAATGGGTTGAGTCATCTATAAGCTTTGCAATTGATGGCTTCATTGGCGCACAGAAGCTCAAAGGCTACCCTGAGTTTTTGAAGCCGATTGTGGCACGATTCATTCCGGAGATCCAAAAGATCGCAGGACACTATGCCGCTGCCGAAGCAGCAGCTATTCCATTACTTGAGGCACGACGGCGCACCGGGGAAGCAGCGGCTGATCTCTTATTCTGGATGGAAAAACAAGCCATAAACGAAGAGCATGATTCGAAGTTTCTGGCTAGCATTCTCCTCAAAGTGAGTTTTGCTGCAATACATACAAGCGCGGCAGCACCTGCTCAGCTGGTTTACGACTTGTGCGAGAGACCTGACTATATTGAACCTTTGCGGGAAGAAATTCGCAGTGTTGCCGACTGTGATGGGTTCATCGACAAATCTGGGTTCCTTGGCATGACAAAAATGGATAGTTTCATGAAGGAAAGCCAACGATTTAATCCCCTTCTCCTCAGTAAGTATCCTCCCTAACAAACAGTTGTTCATCAGAGCTAGAAATTTATGTCTACTGATAGTTACTTTCGAGAGAGTCGTCCATCGACCATTCACATTGTCATCGGGATTTACGATCCCAGCTCATACCACGATTGGTGTTCCAACACAGGCAATTAATATGGATAAGTTACTTTATCCAAATCCCGAAACCTTTGACCCATTTCGCTTCTCTAAGCTTAGAAAGGAGCAACCAGAAATGGATGGCCGCGCTCAGTACGTTTCGtcaagctcgtcctcgttgagCTTCGGATACGGTAGGCACGCTTGTCCAGGACGTTTTTTCGCGGCACAGGAGATCAAAGCCATAATGGCTTTTCTGTTGCAGAATTTCGATATGCGGTTTACCTCAGGACAGAGTCGCCCAGAAAGCATGCGCGTGGAAACACAGTTTCTTCCGGACCCAATGGCAACAGTGGAATTCAAGAGACGGCAATGATGATGAAAGACTTGGTAATCATGGGCGTTAAAATGGCACGGTTTTCACCATAAAACCGCGAAGTATCTAATAAGATCTTAAATCTCGATTAGCAGCTTTATTCTATGTAGGATGGATTCTTTCAGCTTGATCTGTATGTTCTCTTTCATCTAGTCTTCATAGAACTCCATAACTGTTGTGGTTATCACATTTATGATTGTCACACAGATAATTCTTCATTGTTAATTTCTTCCCTGTCTTTTGATTTTCTTTACAAGTCACAACGTAGCAGCATTTCTGCCGGCAGGCCAAGTGCCGAGGTATCACTCACCACACAGCTTAAACTTATGCAAGGAGCGTTGTAAGTTTCGAGGCAGATTTCCTTGCGGATGACTCATTACGACGCAAGGTCCTGAGTCGTTGTTGACGGATTGAATGCCTGAACCCCGAGCAGCGTGCCGAGGCAGCCGCCGGTATGCATATCGTGCTGAAGAGAGCCTTACAGCTTTTGTCAGCCCATTCCAGCGCATATGAGGACAGTCCATAGCTCGAGAATGTCCGTTCCAGAAGTATTTGATTGCATTTGCTCATGACGATGGGTCTTCACCGAATACATTACCTGAACATTTCAAAGCTGCGAACCCTCAGCAGATCACGTTTACCTCAAGCGGGTTTCTCCATGTGACATTTGTTTCCTTCTTAGAGTTTGGTATGCATAATGGCGCGGAATTCTCTCTGCCCTTTCCAAAAAATGACTCGTTGTCTAAACTTTGCAGTGCCCTTAAGCTTTGGTATCATTAAGGTTGCTAGCGTGATACGATGTAGTCCAGGTCGTTGGGATCATGGCCGAGAACCAAGAGGTCTAAGGAGTCGAAATAATGACAGGCAAGGTTCATCCATGATTCCCTAGCTAGAACCGCTTCGGTGGTTTTCTAATTAGGTTGAAGGTAAGTAACATACCTCAAATTATCCGCCGTCGATCTTGATAATGTTGTCTGAATGGTTTGCAGTGTTTCTATCGTAAGCTGTTCACTCGAGCAGACCGCATAGTAACTCGGTGGAAGATGCAGGTGAGGAAGAATATCGCGATAATGCATCTAAATATTTATCCCACTCAGTGCTTCTTGCAATTCCTGGACCCTTAGGGCGATCGGCTGAAGGGAGCTCTGTTGTGATTCCAATCTTCTCTCCTCTGCATGGAGCCTCAGACGATCCAGCAAGCTACCGAGGTTTTTCACCTGAACCAAGATCAAGAAACCGAATATTTCGCACCGCTCCTGGACAGTGTCGATATGATACTGACCAAGAGAAATCGGGACCCAACGGTGTGCATGGCCATGCATCTCGATCTGCGCTGCGTTTCCGTCTGAGCCGCAAGCCAATGTGGTTGACTCCCAGACCGAGGCTATATCTTCCAGTAATCCAACAACCTTCTCTGTCAACAGGACAGAGAATGTCATTACCCTTGGAGGATTTCGACATTCTGGGCAATTTAATATTCCTTGACACTGTGACATCAATCCTTTAAGTGAGTGCAGTGACTTTTCTGCCGTACAGAAGCTGGTGACCTTGCTATAACTTTGTACTTTTTCCAAAAGTGTCAGGGTGACATTTACACAGCGACAGGTCGTCGCTACGCTTGTCAGACTTGTTGCAGTTCTAAAAGGTGACACTTTTCGTGCCTGGTGACGGTATACATTTGCCACGGTAACAGTCGGGGAATCTGTAGCGTGTGCGCCCGCCTCTTTGTAGGATGAGAATGGAATTGTAGAGCTTATTCGTTGTGGTGAACTGGTAGACGACGTTTTCTTTGCAGAGACAAACTGCCGAGATTGGTGCTCGCCAGCTCGCTTTCTAGAGGAATAATCAATTAAATTCCATTGGATGTCATCTACGCACGTATTAGCGCAACCGCCTGATAGCTTCCCAGTATCGTGGGAAAGAAGTATCATTTTGGCGATTTAGTTCCCAAAGCCGACGATACCTACATCAATGTTACTTACCTGACGACGAATTGCTTGTGGCAAGACTACTCTCGCGCGTGGTTGTTTTGTCTTTGGGAGATGTGCAGGTAGCAAAGGTACTACCCATCTCAAGAGCCTCTGCATCTTGCTCCGATAAAGCCGCATCGACATCAAGCAGCTCATCCATATCGAAATCGTTCATGTTTGACTCCATGTAGTCTGGTAAGTCCAAATCTTGGAAATCAGGACTTGTGTCAGGCAGCAGCTCGCATGATTGGGATGATTGGTTCGAGTCGATGAATCCAGGTGCTGGAACTAAGGATTCTCCGATCTGGGATCCCCTGGCTGGTTTTGGATGTGCAGCTGGCAATGACTGTTCAGGTCTGACTCCTTCAGCTGATGTTGTGATGATCGTCTGAGCCGCCGCAGTTGTCTTTGCTGCTTCCACTGATAAGGAAGTAGAGAGGCGTTCACCCAATGGCGGCGATAAACCCGTGCTGTTAGATGTATCGTTGTCAAATGCTGATGTTCTTTCGACTTTTCGTCGTCTAGGCTGCGAAGTGTTTGAATATGTGCATGCAAGGTTCCGATCCCTACACCGATGACATCCGAATCTATGACCAGTGCATTTCAGCTACACGAACGCAAAGTTAGCTTCAATTTGTTGTTTCAGTTGATTGTAAGTCGAAGACCTACTTTCTTTGCTCGACATCCGTCGCAAGCAAAATGATTCTGGTTCTGCCCAGGTTGCGGAGGCCGATTCGTGCTCGATATGCATACGACCTCTCCGTGCCGATCCTCAGTGCGAAGAGTTGCGAACATCTTGTTGGTAGTTTGTTCTGGACCTGTAAATATCTTTCAACTCGGTAAAGTCTTAGAGGTCAGAACAATTTTTCTGTTCAAGGGCAGGATTTGATCATTTTGAATCATCGGCGCTGTTTCCCTACCAATGACTGTGATTGGGGTGCCTTGTCTCTTGAAGCAACGGCAGACAGATATGTCTTCGCAACTGGCCGAGGATGAACCTTCTTTTCCTAGCGTTGAACTTAAATTGAACCTTTTTGGAGTCGCACTCGGAAACTTGGGAACAAAGATTTGCTGCATTGTTCTCCGTGTGGCCTCTTTCATCCGTCACAATGGTCTTGACCATGCCTGAAACTTAAGCTCGTTACATTACAACCCGCGGCTCCAGTGATTATTAAACAAACATCCCGGTAATTGAAACAATGGAAGGCCCAGGCTGAGCGCTCTTTACCCCTTACCCGAACCATGTCTAGCAAGCGCTCCGCTCCAGACCCCAAAGACCAAGAAAGAGGGTGATCTGTTTCTGTACTTATTTTGAGAACATTACAGGGGGCAAGCCAAGGATCTTTTGGCTATGCTTCTTATTAGAACGAGGATAACATCTCTATGAATGTCTAGTACTATGCTAGTCTCTGAGTGTTAGCTGTGACTTGAGGGACAAGGCGAATGTTGACCACCCTATCTTTGGCGCATTCGGCATGAGCAAATTCGACGATTCAAGATTGTATGCTTTATGCAGAGGGTCCTAGGTCAGGGCTTATTTCTGCCTCCTGTGAATTTTCAAGCTCATGCCCCCTTGGTCTAAAGGTGTTTGCAAAAGGGGACCCTGAAAATCGATTACCACGTGTTGCAGAGAATTGAGTAACAGAGCGTCAGGCAGCTACGGCGATGGCAGGAAAGCCCATGTTCACTTCGCGACAGTCTTGTACTTGGCTCTGCCACGCTAGGTAGTAAGGGGCTTTTTTTGAAAACTCTGAAAGTCCCCCCACAAAAATTTGGAAGGTTAATTTGTTGACAACAAGGTTTCAAATGCTTTGCACGGTCTTTCAAGGCCCAGATGTGCTCTGGGTGCCCTCTCACTGGCCCTGATCGGCTCCGAAATGCTGGAAAGCATTTGAATTTGGAATAAAGGGTGGCTTAAATGAGAGTCTCGGTGGACTCCTAATGTAAACATTATGTTTTTGAATAAGATGCGTTTACAAGCTTCTGAATGTCCATGCTGTTGCTTCCAGAATCAAAGAGTGAGAATCCCATGGTGAAGATACTTGATTCTCAAAGCTTGGGGGCCTCTAACAAAACTCAACGAATTGATGATTGAGAGAGAGGATCTATAAAAGGAGTTTAGATTGGCCAAGGTTTTTCAGAACAAGTCACTTGTATGTAACCCCACCAGTCTTGTTTTAGCTATGCTCTTCCTCTGCTGCAGCTGCCTGTATTATTTGTAGAGAAGACCTTCCTAAACATTGATCTTCAAACTCTCTTTTATTATCAGCTTGCGTTTATTATTCAGCAATAGCGATTGCAAATAAACCTGATGCTGCCCAAAATAAATTCCCTTTCATAGTTGTTCTAGGTGCTGCTCTGGCTCGGTGTTAAGGTTGTTCTACAAGATAGGCTCCACGTATTCCAAAGAGTTTGGGTTGCATTCTACGATGTAACAACAATGCAAGCGACGTAGAAAAGCATACAAATGCAGCCTGACTGGCTGTTTGATTCAGCCTGACTCCGGTAAGTACCGAGCTTTTGCCACTCGTTGTGTTAGGGTGACAACCAGGATTATCTCATCCCAGGTGCGTACGCCGAAACGATATAATCATGTAGACCACAGGGCAGGCAACGATCTATGGCATAGAACCTGCTGAAAGCCAAGGATAAACCACTCCAGCTATATGAATGAAAGCCGAAGACTTTTTGTCCATCAGCCCAGGTCATGCATACACAATGTTGCCACTacgccgcggccgagacAATTAGAGGAAATAGCAGGCACAAAGTTGCCAATCTTACGAAAATTCATTAGACGCAACATGCGCGTGCATTCAGCCTGACTAAACAAACTTGCGATGATGGTTTGGTCCAAAACGGCATGAGTGTAACGTTGCAATCCGTTGTGCCTCCAGCGTCCTTATCACAGATCCTCCGTTTCCATCCAGTGTTCCATCTTGAGGTCTCGTTCAACAACCCCCTATGACAATGCCCGCGGCCTCTGGGGGGCcaacggcgccctcggcacgTTGGTTCTTACCCACACCGGGACGGTCCCTAGCCCAATCAGCAAGACCGTCTTTGGTCATGCCAGTGTACTTTAGCAAGTCTTCCTCCGATATCTCGGCCCTCTTTGTGCTTTGCAGCCGTTGAAACAGTGACTTCTTCGCCTCTTTTCGTTCAGTCGTGGAGGGCTTTGAGTCAGCCGTGTCGTGTCTAATGAGCGATGTCTGGCTCTCTGTTTTGAAACTTTGATTGAACATGTTTATTTGCCCCGAGATTGTGTTTCGGATGCTCGGTTGTGAGCGCTTGATGGGTGAACTGTTGTGAGACGAAAGTTCAAACGCCAGTGTAGATGCTCTGGGGTTTGAAGCCGGTCGGTAGCAGTTATGACTTCAAATGGATGAAGCAATGAGCTCGTGGTTTGCTGAGATTTGAGTCGAGTACAAAACGTTCGCGATGAGGAGATACGAGATACGAGATGCACATAACGTTTCGCGACGGAAGTCCTGTTATATATGTGAATTCTAACGCTACTGGCCCACATCAGGCACGAATGTGAGATCGTAGCTGCGATGAACAAACCTGAGTGCCGACTCCATTCCATCGCGGCACAGATGGTACGAGAGGTCACAAGGTCCTCAACCACCAACGTCCTTCCTGTCTTGGATTAAATAGTGGCTGCGTTGGTTGGTTGTGGAGGACCAGGCTTCTCTGATTGGAGTTGCCGGGTCTTTGCGGAGCCGCAGAGTGGGACAAGGGCCACACATCGGTCTGTCGGGCAACATAACCTTGTCGACTGCGTCACGGCGACACCGAAGAAGTTGCTGATGGGACTGAGCCCCAAGGCTGCATAACTAGGCAGGGCAAATATCCCCGAGGCTGCCATTGAACCCTCTCAATGACTAACTGATATGGACAGAGTTGGGTGGAATCAGTGGAATGGGTTCCAAGCCTCGGCTCGGCTCGAGCGGCACCATGCAACTCGTGTGACTATCCTACATTGGTGCTCTGATGAGGTGCAGAAGCAGGTGTTGTGCTATTGGCTCTCAGTATATCTACAACAGAACGCGGTGTTCAAACTCGCGCCGCTCGCTCTCTAAGACCAGCGGGCCACCACTCGGGCCGCTGGCGTCGAGGCTCAACGTCACCCGCTGCAAGTCGGCAACTACGCGCACCGTTTCCCCGATGTTCTGGTAGTCGATCTCATGATGCCCAGCGGTCTCCTCgttctcttccttcttgacCTCGCGAATCTCAACGTTGGGGTACGGCAGCCTCCCCTCACGCAGTGGAACGATAAGAACAGGCACATGAAGCTCGGACTCGCCAAACTTGGCATCCGACTTGTCAACACCCAAGCTCTTGAAGTTTCCCCGCTTCCGGCCACCGATGAGCCATGTATCACCAGGGCCGGTGACATCGTAACTGAATTCATAGTCCCGGTTAATGCCCTTGCCATCGCTAACAGCCGTGTCCCAGACCCGAGTCCATCGCAGCCGCAGGTTTGCAGAGAGCAGTTGGTTGACGGCTACTGTGGAGCCGGTGAGTTGCTCGTCGGGGGGAGGAAGCTGGATGTCGACTGAATGAAAGACGGGAATGGAGGGCACGTCGACAGGGATAAGGATCGAACGGGTCGCTGATTTGATATCCCCAATGGCCAACTTGGGATTTGCTGACTGCCAGTCCCAGAGGAACTGCTTTAGCGCCACGGAAACATCCTCGCTGCCTCCAGGAATTGTTCCCAACCCTTTGAAAACAGGGCGGGAGAGAAGAGTCGAAATAAATGACGTCGGAACCTccccgaggagggcggcacgcTCCAAATCATAGGCTGACAGGCTGGACtgcacctcggcgacgactcgGCTGAGCAGCAAAACCGAGAACGATGATATCGGCGATGTCTGAACAGCTTGCGTGAGGGACTGCTCGACCAGGCTGATGATATCATCTATGAGGACATTATATTGAAGCTTGAGGTATAGCGTCCGCTGTGTCTTCGGCGTGGTGGCACTCGCAGCTTTGCGGGTGATTTTGTAGAGCAAACTGGCAGGCTGCCTCGGGAAAATCAGGACTGGCTTGTCTGACGAAGGCGCAGAATGAGCGGCAAAGACGTCCGAGTCAAGGAGCGCGGTCTTGAACAACCTCAGTGGGCTCAGCGAGGCGGTCGAGATGCTGAAGCGGGAAAATAGTGCGTTGTGTTTGAAAACATCCTGTACGTTGACGCCTAAGGCAAGGGCGACAGGAACAGAGAAAATGCTGGAGTAGTGATACGTGCCGTCTTCTGTCGTGTAAGACATTTCGACTCTGGCCGAGATGTTAGGGACATCTTGCTCGATTGTATAAGGAAAGCGCATCTTCATGGTAGATGACGCGTTAATGGCCCCGAAGCGGAAGAGACCTGCTTCCAAGGGCCTCTCATACTCGAATTCGGGTCCGAGGAATTCCGCCTCAGTCGAGATGATTCTCAGACCACCAGTCGACGGCTTCACGGTGAGCTCACAAGACTTTATGGAATTCCAGCCTGTTGATAACTCCAGGTCGACTGAATTGTTCTTATCCAGCTGAATATCCCTGGCTGCCGTAAGTCGACAGCTCAAACCGCCTGCTGGGCGATAAAGCTCCAGGTCCGGCAAGCGGAAGATGTGGGCTGTCTTGCTCGGTGTCTGGTTCACGTCTCGCTCCCAGTGCAGATCGACCTTGCTACATATCAAATCTGCTCGGTCGATTCTGTAATGCCCGAATACATTTGTCTGTCACTAGTCAGTCATCTGCACCACTGCGTTGAGTCACGGTCACCTACAGTGCTGGTGAGACGGAGCTTGTTGACACCGGGCTTCAGGATGTTCGCCTCCGAGGTGTGCAACCAGACCTCCTTTGTGCCCCCAGATGTAGTTCTAGAAAGACGAATAGCGGCCTTCTCTAAGCTGAGGTCGTCCATGAGCAGACTGCGCAGCTTGATGGTAAGAGAGAAGCAGTCCTTTCCGGTGTGGTATTCGGGAGAACCAATCACTTCAACTTGGGTGAAGAGATGACCTAGAGGGACTCTCACTTCATTGGAGAGCGTATTGGCCACGCTCAACACTTCGTCGAGAAAGCCAAGAATGGCGCTCTTGTCGGGGTATTGAACCTCCGAAGTAGTTCCTAGAGATAATGTCTTTTTGCGCTGCAGCTTCTCGttttcggcggcggctgctttTGTCAGAAGCTTCAGTCCTACGCGAACGAACTCGTCCTTCCTCTGAAGCTCCTTGAGACATTTCGAGTACAT is drawn from Colletotrichum destructivum chromosome 6, complete sequence and contains these coding sequences:
- a CDS encoding Putative cys/Met metabolism, pyridoxal phosphate-dependent enzyme, translating into MGEPIQDKTLPNGVTQLSVLPEGHDPFQPYKVEQFDTGLKYDTLQVHGGHRPDKETHARAVPIYNSVSFVFTDSAHAKRVCATEEAGYFYSRISNPTVAVFEKRAAALEGGTAAVGTASGQAAIFNTIICLAGAGDNVVASINLYGGTYSLFKTLLPRLGITVKWAKQETKEEFARHIDENTKMFFVESIGNPRCSIPDLQGLADVAHENHIPFVVDNTFGACGTWCRPIEFGADIILHSATKWMGGHGTTVGGVIIDCGTFDWGAAGERFPRMIKKDGPMSFSYWKAFGNISFAMAMRIDILMEVGSILSPASAQQLLIGMETLSLRCERHAKNTLEIARFLEAHPRIAWVNYPGLEKNQFHQNAQRYLRNGFGGVLSFGPKGGDVASKMLLNYVKVISHQTNVGDSKTLATHPWNSTHVIMSEKDRREAGITPAFIRFSVGTEDVRDIIEDLDQALAKLPENIVNAHDEKLEAKVTAAANGIMDTYGGGNGYVDFIDADISLSKSNVPLGRQTAVGNW
- a CDS encoding Putative cytochrome P450; translation: MGSLHEFEAFILLGLAHLSALNKLALGFTLLILMLSLTALLFTHSHFRDQKLVPNVFVVGGDDAQSIKANRERFRKQAKEMLEEGYKKTGGGFFYVPSPLGERLMIPTKYLEELKTAPIDHVDFVATFIEMFEGKYTTMGSRSTLHPRVVKGQLNHHLAEIMPAVQKEIHDAFCDVFPTCVDWTPVQVVDSLTRIVARVSSCMFGGTELSRNKEWVESSISFAIDGFIGAQKLKGYPEFLKPIVARFIPEIQKIAGHYAAAEAAAIPLLEARRRTGEAAADLLFWMEKQAINEEHDSKFLASILLKVSFAAIHTSAAAPAQLVYDLCERPDYIEPLREEIRSVADCDGFIDKSGFLGMTKMDSFMKESQRFNPLLLITFERVVHRPFTLSSGFTIPAHTTIGVPTQAINMDKLLYPNPETFDPFRFSKLRKEQPEMDGRAQYVSSSSSSLSFGYGRHACPGRFFAAQEIKAIMAFLLQNFDMRFTSGQSRPESMRVETQFLPDPMATVEFKRRQ